The Bacillus carboniphilus genome contains a region encoding:
- a CDS encoding binary toxin-like calcium binding domain-containing protein, whose protein sequence is MKIKLPLILSILLVFSQLPIYKSDNVQANNETSNLTTETENNIQGLEVRYYKKENFSDLILIRSEESDASYSLAEDITDFPSSIQSKLNSVESAMWKGQISPNYSESYTFNASSNQKVQLWINDQLILDGTDYEPQSISLEKGMYYDIVLKTVSSSPEIQLKWTSPSQEEEVIPLENLFPSIDGSPDEIGEAPSSSDITINEQVPLNDQVFSFSVFDESARVEISETPETLAASSLSIVPSNDVDTDADGVPDTWEMLGYTFIAGYGVLEWNDEYETYFNAEKFITSPTDWSTDQDPYSDKEEVTGQVDQAIVSPADHPLIPAFPEMQVELTSIDFTPNGEITFEDGSSRSSGWSSSVDRTTGTITSDSYTNSVSATGGFSMEEGWKAEVTASHEWTGSTERHNLTQKSISKDGSEEKSWQTATTTDPTKAAKVSLNVKYSNIGTAPIYDLIPTLSFSVLDTTALTFNPQIEVNSLAANGIYPSASSIAVQYDESGNDLYVTEDQLKLIEMGYPINLHANQFDGKVKRLDKGQPLLEYDWSWYEAAIDNETAEIVFMDGDEVKTYRVFARDSEGMNSQYKPTLTIADALTYALDAEVREVNGENTFYLDGQQVDSDWSFYVSSEDSSIVLDETNFYDMELSPDMTISILDPNEDASSIVNYSMYADGGKSIKAGIWDNGYPIESVTATVKTLAGEKKIVELTDEDRDQIYESTFSLPVDTAYSDAKIQVKNVKGNITEHLILESQKDPFSNEPLGYVPLDSKKEFTDFKDLGNTYPNAEAFVIEVSGEFHNATDSITFGNFTTHLGVTHDYQDETTLDLFDKYYPKEFAKQSYTMVVPKTSNMESEYEAINRYYYYDPYDSECDSPWAVACFAGEKDDEVRELNHLVNTYLVGYYTTSDEAGHFTPSYMYKEIAGEETRSSTLNTGKDSRSSTLNTGKDNASGYLFRVKAKNVVSDDVRVTLNGVTAKLGTSASENGGSSIGVQHLPIQSKDVIFVPADELSPNTVSIEISRGEWSITRYGSINVDFGTYTIEMIGYFQNASSSNEDYAYQPLFEPVPLSHPDLSGSNVKDTSGTIELENDRFAFSPKGYLVNVTAKNMGSDHIGFSLNNSLVAKLGTSSTVNFNGTVPEKINHSTLMYVPANSDPYAFNFIGQVGSWSSYDDTSEFMVEIVGYFYQP, encoded by the coding sequence GAAACGGAAAACAACATCCAAGGGTTGGAGGTTCGTTATTACAAAAAGGAAAACTTTTCGGATTTAATCCTGATCCGCTCCGAAGAGTCCGATGCCTCATATAGCCTAGCTGAAGACATAACGGATTTCCCTAGTTCGATTCAGTCCAAGTTGAATTCTGTCGAATCGGCTATGTGGAAAGGCCAGATTTCACCTAATTATTCTGAGAGTTACACCTTTAACGCATCAAGCAACCAAAAAGTTCAGTTATGGATCAATGATCAATTGATCCTCGATGGGACCGACTATGAACCTCAATCAATCTCATTAGAAAAAGGAATGTATTATGATATTGTCTTGAAAACAGTCAGTTCTTCTCCAGAAATACAATTAAAATGGACAAGCCCAAGTCAAGAGGAAGAAGTAATCCCACTTGAAAACCTCTTTCCATCTATCGATGGATCCCCTGATGAAATTGGCGAAGCTCCTTCTTCATCAGATATAACAATAAACGAACAAGTACCTTTAAATGATCAAGTTTTTTCTTTCTCTGTATTCGACGAATCTGCAAGAGTGGAAATTTCTGAAACGCCTGAAACTCTTGCCGCCTCTTCACTATCGATCGTCCCTTCTAATGACGTGGATACAGATGCAGATGGGGTTCCTGATACGTGGGAAATGTTAGGATATACCTTTATTGCCGGCTATGGAGTATTAGAGTGGAATGATGAATATGAAACCTATTTCAATGCTGAGAAGTTTATCACATCTCCGACGGATTGGAGTACGGATCAAGACCCCTATAGCGATAAAGAAGAAGTAACCGGACAAGTGGATCAGGCGATTGTTTCTCCTGCGGACCATCCATTAATCCCAGCATTTCCAGAAATGCAAGTAGAGCTGACTTCCATTGATTTCACACCTAATGGTGAAATCACCTTTGAAGATGGCAGTAGTCGATCGTCAGGATGGAGTAGCTCTGTGGATAGAACAACCGGAACCATAACGAGTGATTCCTACACCAATAGTGTCTCTGCGACTGGCGGTTTTTCTATGGAAGAGGGTTGGAAAGCAGAAGTGACCGCTTCCCATGAGTGGACAGGTAGTACGGAAAGGCACAACCTGACTCAAAAATCTATCTCTAAAGATGGATCAGAAGAAAAAAGCTGGCAAACGGCGACAACGACTGACCCAACAAAAGCGGCCAAAGTCTCATTGAATGTGAAATATTCCAATATTGGTACAGCACCTATTTATGATTTGATTCCTACCCTATCCTTTTCAGTTTTGGATACGACGGCTTTAACGTTCAATCCTCAGATTGAGGTGAATTCCCTCGCGGCAAACGGAATCTATCCGTCCGCTAGTTCGATTGCCGTTCAATACGATGAAAGCGGAAATGACCTGTATGTAACAGAAGATCAGCTTAAATTGATAGAGATGGGCTATCCAATCAATTTGCATGCCAACCAATTTGATGGAAAGGTCAAACGCCTAGACAAAGGTCAGCCTCTTCTTGAGTATGATTGGAGTTGGTATGAAGCCGCTATTGATAATGAAACAGCGGAGATCGTTTTTATGGACGGGGATGAAGTCAAGACCTATCGAGTTTTTGCAAGGGATTCAGAAGGAATGAATAGTCAATACAAACCAACTCTAACCATTGCTGATGCACTTACCTATGCATTAGACGCTGAAGTAAGAGAAGTGAATGGGGAAAACACGTTTTATCTTGATGGTCAACAAGTTGACTCGGATTGGTCCTTCTATGTTTCCTCCGAAGATAGTTCGATCGTTTTAGATGAGACAAACTTTTATGATATGGAATTAAGCCCTGATATGACCATTTCTATCCTGGATCCAAATGAAGATGCTTCTTCTATTGTGAATTACTCTATGTATGCCGACGGCGGGAAATCGATTAAGGCGGGCATATGGGATAATGGCTATCCAATTGAAAGCGTTACCGCAACCGTAAAAACGCTAGCAGGTGAGAAAAAGATAGTTGAATTGACGGACGAAGATCGCGATCAGATCTATGAATCAACTTTTAGTTTGCCAGTAGATACGGCGTACTCAGACGCGAAAATCCAAGTGAAAAATGTTAAAGGGAACATCACCGAACACTTAATTCTTGAGTCACAAAAGGATCCGTTTTCCAATGAGCCCTTAGGATATGTTCCACTTGATTCAAAAAAGGAATTTACTGACTTCAAAGACCTTGGGAACACCTATCCGAATGCAGAGGCGTTTGTTATTGAAGTAAGTGGAGAATTCCACAATGCAACGGATTCCATTACATTTGGGAATTTTACCACTCATCTCGGAGTCACTCATGATTATCAAGATGAAACAACTCTAGACCTGTTCGATAAGTATTACCCTAAAGAATTTGCCAAACAGAGCTATACGATGGTTGTTCCAAAAACATCAAATATGGAGTCCGAATACGAAGCAATCAACCGTTATTATTATTATGATCCTTATGATTCTGAATGTGATTCTCCTTGGGCAGTGGCGTGTTTTGCTGGTGAAAAGGATGACGAGGTTCGAGAACTCAATCATTTGGTCAATACCTATTTAGTAGGGTACTATACGACTTCCGATGAAGCTGGTCATTTTACACCATCGTATATGTACAAAGAAATAGCCGGAGAAGAAACTCGTAGTAGTACTCTTAATACAGGAAAAGACAGTAGAAGTAGTACTCTTAATACAGGAAAAGACAACGCTTCAGGCTATTTGTTCAGAGTAAAAGCGAAAAATGTCGTTTCTGATGATGTTCGCGTGACTCTCAATGGTGTCACCGCAAAATTAGGAACTTCAGCTTCTGAAAATGGTGGTTCCAGTATTGGAGTGCAACATTTACCTATCCAAAGCAAAGATGTTATCTTTGTTCCAGCAGATGAACTATCACCTAATACTGTATCGATTGAGATCAGTCGAGGTGAATGGTCAATAACCCGATATGGTTCCATTAATGTTGATTTTGGCACCTATACTATTGAAATGATTGGTTATTTCCAAAATGCTAGTTCATCAAATGAAGATTATGCTTATCAGCCACTCTTTGAACCCGTTCCTCTCTCTCACCCTGATCTTAGCGGATCAAACGTGAAGGATACAAGTGGAACAATCGAGTTAGAGAATGATCGCTTTGCCTTCAGTCCTAAAGGGTATTTAGTGAATGTAACTGCTAAAAACATGGGCTCTGACCATATAGGATTTTCTTTAAACAACTCTCTTGTTGCCAAGCTCGGAACGTCATCCACAGTCAATTTTAATGGTACAGTACCTGAAAAAATTAATCACAGTACCCTTATGTATGTACCCGCAAACTCAGACCCTTATGCCTTTAACTTTATTGGCCAAGTAGGTAGCTGGAGTAGTTACGATGACACGAGTGAGTTTATGGTAGAGATTGTTGGATATTTTTATCAACCTTAA